The Apodemus sylvaticus chromosome 4, mApoSyl1.1, whole genome shotgun sequence nucleotide sequence TGAATAATTCCGGTGTTAAACAGCCTTTGGTTTAAATAAGCATCTAAACAACaaacatctttaataaatgaGTATTTATCTGTGGATAGTAGTTAAAATTCCTGGCAGAACTTCTTGTGCTTCGGCAAATGTTAATTCTTCAATTAAAACTGAAATCCGCTCTCTCTCCACCCACAGGAGTGCTAGTTCtttgtttattgtattttttgAGGTCATTGGAGTGAGCTTCCAGTATTTGCTTATCTCCAGAAAGAGGGCTGAGAGCCAATTCAGTACTTAGAATTCTCAAAGTACTTTGCGCAACAAGATTACTTCTGCACGAGGTTCTTGGCAAAGATCATTGTGACCTCtagtttttctcctttcttttttattttccagtttaCCTGAGGCTGAACACACTCAAAAGGGTGAATGGAAGTTTATTTCACAATTTTAAGGAGGCCCAAGTTGCAGAGTTAATTATTGCCAGTACAGTttgattttctccttttattgaagatagttttttttctctcccataaTATATACCGATTACCGTTCCCCCTACCTCTCTTCCCAGTTCCCATCCAGACccatcttcctttctgtctgtcgTTAGAAAATAAGCagtaaagaataataataaaatagtgttttagtcagggttttttaCTGCTGtcaatagacaccatgaccaaggcaactcttataaggacaacatttaattggggctggcttacaggttcagaggttcagtccataatccTCAAGGGAGgaacgtggcagcatccaggcaggcatggtgcaggctgagctgagagttctacatcttcatctgaaggctgctagcagaatactggcttccaggcagctagggatgagggtcttaaagcctacagccacagtgacacacctactccaacaagaccacacctgctcctacagggccacacctcctaatagtgccactccctaggcccagcatatgcaaaccatcacaaacAGTATAAGATACGAGAAACAGGTGTAGACGCAGAAAACCAAGTGtctgctgggcagcggtggcgcacgcctataatcccaccactctgggaggcagaggcaggcagatttctgagttcgaggccagccagccagggctacacagagaaaccctgtctcaaaaaagcaaaatccaaaaaaaaaaaaaaaaaaagaaaaaagaaagaaagaaagaaagaaagaaagaaagaaagaaagaaagaaagaaaaccatgtgTCCACATACTTAGGAATCCCATATAAACATTAAACTGGaagctattatatatatatatatacattacatacatatacacacacatacacatatatctacctcttcccttcccatgctCACTTGATCCTCCCATTCTAGTTCCCTCTCTATCCATCTAGAACTATCCTATTTCCTTTTCCTAGAGAGAGCTATTTGTCCCTCACCCCTAGTCCCTCATTCTATAGCTAAGCTAACCTTTgtgggtctatggattgtagcttggttttCATTTGCTTAACTGTcaatatccacttgtaagtgaaTATACACCTTACTTGACTTTTTgcctgggtctgggttacctcataaAACATGAGTTTTTCTGGTTCTGTTCACTTACCTTCCGGTTTCAtgactttgggttttttttttttaaaacagctgTGTAAATAATATTGTGTCAATGTACCGTGTCTCctttatctattcatctattatgggacatctaggttgttcctagtttctggctatcataaacagagcagcagtgaacatggctgagtgagtgtctctgtggtaggatgaagcatccttaaggtatatgcccaagaatggtctAGGTGGATCTTTACAAGGATcaattcccatcttcctgaggaaaCTCCGCACTGAATTCCAAACCAGTTGTACAAGCAATGGATGACTTGTCCTTATTCCACGTCTTCGTcttcaccagcatgagctgttattttttttctgatcttagccttccttcccagacactcctccttGAGAAAGGTATTTAAGCTCAGGCCCTCCCTGATAAGGGGGTGTGGTTTCACTCATCCACGTTCCACAagacaataaatgtcttaaaaccatggactgcctcttttcatatGGATCTGCTGTGGGAAGCCATGTATTAGCCTTCGCCTATAGAGCCACCATCTAATCTCctatagaaggcctctctgcactcctagCCACAGTAGCCTACAGCCTACAGCCAACCGCCACTGCAAGGACCATCTGGAGCGCCACCCTTCTCCCTCAGGATCAGCTCCAGCCTGTcggcccccactccattctcagctcttcctgggCTCCCAACAGCACCTAGGTGTCCAAGTGTCTGAGAACCAGATGGCCCTGGCCCCACCCCAGGCCTGGGGATCCTCGAaccagctccagctgtcctgcaCCTCAGATTGTGCTTTCCCATCCCCAGAGCAGTGTCCCTGGTCTGCCCTACGGCCCAACACCTGCCCAGAGATGGTGTGGGGTAAGCACTGTCAGCTTCCTGCATCCTGCCTCCCAAGCAGTCGAGCCCTGTGCAGAGCAGACATGGGAGCCATAACCCTCCAGCTAACTGCTTACCTTcacttctgttaaactgcttgcttcTGCAAAACCTCATTGCAGCTGTAGAGTGAGATGCCACAATGGGATTTCTGCCATTAAAAACCCATgcttggccaggcagtggtggcgcatgcctgtaatcccagcactatgggaggcaaaggcaggcggatttccgagttcgaggccagcctggtctacagagtgagttccaggacagccagggctacacagagaaaccctgtctcgaaccccccccccaaaaaaaaacccaccccctcaaaaaataaaaccatgctTGGACACTTAGGTCTACATGGAGGTCCTAAATACCTGAGTTGAGTCCCAGCCAGCTGGAATAGAATTGCAATATATGAACTCAGGCTATAAACTGTGCCTGAATGGTCACAACTAGTGGGTTCCCTGTAAGATAATCATCTCTTTGGTTtgggaaatatttttctatgCTTTTGCTTCTATGTCTTCTATGCCCATGATCCAAGGATGATGTGTTTTCACAGTGTCCAGAGTTCTTCTAtgttctgcatgcatgtgtacacacacacctacacacatacacatttatcaCTGACCTTTGCTGAGTGACCCTTACCTTgtcttccagcttctggtttgttttctctgtggtCTCTTCTTCTGGGAAGGTTTCCCAGTGAGACTTTTACTTGGCTTCTTGAGTTTTCCATCTCCAGCATCCATTCCAGTTCAGGTTTCCTTCAGCAGCTCTCCTTACTGAATTCTGTTTTCATATTTTGGCCTCACTCTCTTATTTCactcttatttgtttttgtttgcatatATTCATGACCTCTTTGAGTTGCTTGAGCATACCTATAATTGTTCTTCTAAATCCTTTGTCTGGAAATTCTCTCAGGGCATTTTCATTGGGTGCCATTTTTATAGATGGTGATTTGTGAAGGAGACATGTTGTGTTGGATTTTCACATTGTTTCTGGTGTACCTCAGTACTTGATATCAATAGAGGTATGTGGgctaactttctttttcttctttctttcttcgcttctctctccctttctctccccctcaccTCCAACCCCCCATGCTGGGCAAATGTTCTGTGCTCTATCACTGTTTTATCTCCAGCCACAAGGacattttcataaatgtttaATGTGCTCTGAGTATATGCCCTCCCTACTGTTTCTCTCCCCTTCCACATCCATTAGTTTCCCCTGGattattttacttttacattCCTGTACCTACTCGGTTATGTATTTTTTTCCCTAGGAACCATAAACAAGATAACACACAGTATTTGCCTTTCTGAATTTAAGGTAGTGAATTTTTaatactcaaaagaaaaaaaaaaagaaatcactctACAACTTCCTGCTTTGCTTACTAAGATGAATCTCAGATAAATTTCATCCAGGAAGCCAGTGATTTGGTTCCTACTTTTCAGTTCATATTACTTGCTGATGGTTGCAGAAGCTGGGAGCAGCTGAGGAGAGGTTCTTAAAGATGGTGTTGAaagtgtggcgtgcacatctctctctctggCCCTTAACATTTCAATAGGCCAAGTAAGTCACTCCTTGGAAACTGCTGGGAGTAGTGCTCCTAATCGTACGAAGCTTGCTTGAGTCCTTGTTCAACATTTCCAAGAAATTTCAAGATATCTGTGATATTTGCTTAGATAGCACAGTGTCGAAAGTTAGTGTCTTATCCTTATAATTAGTCTTCAGGACCGACTGGGAAAGAATAGGACAGGCTGGCTATGTGAGGCAGGCAGCCATATTCCTACGTTCCTATTATTTGAAGTGTGATCTAATGCTTTAACATCTGTAAACTTCTATTTGCTCGCCCATGAACTGAGAAATGTTAATGCATCTATAACAAAATTTGAGGATTAAGTGAGACAACACGCTTTTAAACGCACTTGCAAGCTCTGCTTGCACTGGTTGTGTTTAGCTACTGATGCCTGTCAGAGGGCACTGCACAGCCAGACTAGAGGCTCCATTGGGCGGATGTTTTTCAAGCTGGTCAGGCCCACATCCATCACCATATCAGTACTAGCTACTGGTGAATCACAGAGTCAGAGTTCCTCCTTGCCTTCCCAGCCGTTTAGGTGCAGTTGGAAGGAGCTGCGTGTCTGACCCTCACTTCCAGAGAATGACTGACATGCCCTGGATGTCTGTGGGTGTAATCTAGAGATCTTTGCTGGACTTGGAAAGACAACGTTTCCTTTTGAAACAAGAGATGTCCTGGCTACCCCTCGAGTCAATAAGGAGTGTTGGATAGTCCTTCAGAGTGTACACCTAGACAAACATTCAGGCCCTCCTAGATTCACATTGAATAGCCATTTGCCAATAGGAACACTTAAGGAAGGTTCAGTCAGCATGCAGATACATCTTCCCCCCCTTTTCTTGCTTTCCTTTCATTAAAGTGTTACCCAAAGTTATAAAGCCATAAGAAAAATCATGCCCTCTGAATAATTTCTTGAATCAGTAAGTTAGGCTGCAGTACAAAGCTATTGAAAATTCAGGCTGGAGAGCTGACTCTGTGGTTAGGGGCTCTGTTGCTCtggcagaggatccaggttcagttcccacagtggctcacaaccatctgccacTTTAGTTCTAGGTgatctgatgtccccttctgtcctccatgggcactaggcacacacatcagaggacacacatgcagacaaaatattgatacacataaaatgagtaaacctttttaaaaaaatctttaaaaaagctaACAAAAACTCTAAACCAGATTTACTCCTGACTTTAGCACAGCAAATGCCTGTGCTAGAAAACTACATGTCATCATGCTTTTAAAAATTGAGTAACAGTTCCTCAAATATAAGTATAAACCCAGGGTTTTGGCACCAGAACTGAAGACACGACAGCTCCAAGGTCTGGTTAAGGGGAAGGTTTTATTGCAAATATGAAGGGGGTGCATCCAGAGGCGTCTGGAAAGGATCAAAGCAGGAAAAGAATGTAGTGGATAAAACATGGCTGGTAGACTGGACCAGGGcagaagggaagagagacagaagcaagagaggaagatggagagagggcagaggggtccatggggtgggggtggggatggggtagtGCAGGGCCTACAGAGCAGGGTTATAGGGAAGCTGGGGAGGGAAGGCTGAGCTGTAGAAGTTTAGGGGCGGATGGAGGGGAATGAGAGGCGCCTGGGGCCACATGGGCTTCTGTATGCTGATGGACACCACAAACCTCCGTCTGCTCCTTCTGAAGAATGGCTTCTTCCGCAGGGGGGGATGGGTACAAGAATTTGGAGGTTTATTTGGACCTGTCAATACATTATAACTTGAAGGCACTTTATTGAATTAACACCACTTTTTGGAAGCGGGGAGTGCTTGGTACTTTTTGGAAGAAAAAAGAGTTGTAAGTTTTCTGTTATGTTTCATGTTTGGTTTTTCCCAGGTCCACGTTTTTGGATGAAAAAaacttgttttgatttgtaaaatTGTATTGATTGAGtttaggttatatatatatatttgcaaatcttttattaatgtgaggtttttagattcttttttcctttttgggaaaaagaaatctatactttattttagtattaaaaattgaaatcaaTAGTCCATAggataaacaaaaaacaaaccaaaccaaaccctgaGAACATGGtagtctccctctgcctctttatGCTTTGCTTTAAAGGTCTGATTTCAACCGCAAGGTCAAATATTCATATTCTAGGGTAAATGTGGAGAGTCACTGCACCATTCTagaacttctttctctgtgtatgagtgtgtgcacatgtacgtgCATGCATGCGCCTATGTGTGATGAGTACATGTTTGTGCCGTGCACCAGCCCTTTGCTCCAGAACTTTGTAGCAATGTTCTTTCCTTAGTTACAATCCCTACACTATGTTCTTGTCCTGGAGGTGAGTTATAAcatcaacttttaaaaacaattcaatTCAGAGTCTATATCTCACTATATCTCATAGAGGCTATagttcactatgtagctttggctgtcccagaactcactatgtagaccaggctggcctcaaactcatagaggcaggcctgcctctgcctcccaaatgctggaatcaaagatgtgtgccactcTGCCTGGTGACTTAGCTGTTTTAATACTGATTAACATGAACTAGTATAGTAATAAATCATGACACCCTAGCTACAGGAGGAAATATTTCATAATTCTATCCTGGATCAGATGCTGTGtagtttcttttgtcaatatGAGACATAGGAATGCATAGATTTGTCTCCCTGTTCCTCCCTGTTCTAGAGACAGCCTCATCTTCTTGTGCAGTGCCAGCCTCATCCCGTAGACATGATGGTGAAGGCCAGTGTGAATGGATTTGGCCATATTGGGAGCCTGGTTACCAGGGCTGCCTTCTGCTCTGCACTTGGAAAGTGGAGATTGTTGCCATCAATGACCCCTTCATTGACCTCAACTATGTGGTTTAAGTGTTCCAGTCTGACTCCACCCATGGAAAATTCAATGacacagtcaaggctgagaatgggaagcttgtCATCAATGGGAAGCCCATCGCCATCTTCCAGGAGCGAGATCCTGCTAACATCAAATGCGGTGATGCTGGTGCTGAGTATGTCATGGAGTCTACTGGCGTcttcaccaccatggagaaggcTGGGGCCCATGTGAAGGGTGGGCCAAAAGGGTCATCATCTCTGCCCCTTCTGCTGATGCCCCCATGTTTGTGATGGGTGTGAACCATGAGAAATATGACAACTcactcaagattgtcagcaatgcatcCTGTACCACCAACTGCTTAGGCGGAAGGGCTCATGACCACAGTCCGTGCCATCAGTGCCACTCAGAAGATTATAGATGGTCCCTCTGGAAAGCAGTGGCATGATGGCCATGGGGCTGCCCagaacatcatccctgcatccatgggtgCTGCCAAGGTTGTGGGCAAGCTCATCCCAGAGCTGAGCAGGAAGCTCACTGGCATAGTCTTCTGTGTATCCGTTGTGGATCTAACATGCTACCTGGAGAAATCTGGCAAGTATGATGACATTAAGAAGGCGGTGAAGCAGAAATTTGAGGGTCCActaaagggcatcctgggctataCTGAGGACCAGATTGTCTCCCGTGAATTTAACGGTAACCCCAACTCTTCCACCTTTGATGCTAGTGCTGGCATTGCTTTCAATGGcaactttgtaaagctcatttcctagTATGACAATGAATATATGGGTACAGCAACAGGGTGGCGGACCCCATGGCCTGCATGATCTCCAAGGAGTAAGAAGCCCTGGACCTCCTACCCCACAAGGACAGGAGAGCAAGAGAGGCCCTCGGCtgctgaggagtccctgtcccaactCAGCCCCCAACACTGAGCATCTCCCTCACAATTTCCATCCCAGACCCCCATAGTAATAGGAGGGCCCTAGGGAACCCTACTCTATTGAATACCATAAATAAAGCTTGCTGCGCCCCCCCTCAAAGATTACAGAGATTCACCCAGCAAGTGACTTCTAGACCAGGTCCAAAGATGCCCTGTtgaggtttgtttgcttgtttatttatttatttatttatttatttatttatttatttagctatgaATTATAAGGCTGCTTGCTAGCAGactactgacttccaggcagctaggatgtaggtcttaaagcccacacctacagtgacacacccactcaaacaggactacacctcctaatagtgctactccctgagccgagcatatacaaaccatcacaatgcccAAATTCCATACTTTGTATCCGTTCTAATAATCACCTTAAAGTCATTTGCATAAATGTGGAAATGACACAGTGACTGTGAACAATGATTCAAATGTGAAATGTGAGAAGTCTGTTCTTTCTTACATCTGTACATTGCTGCAAGGCTTTGTGTGGAGAAAAACCACTGAATCCTTTGCTCATTGCATATTACTCTGAATGTGGATCAAGTAAAGACTTGGATAGCAATCTGCTTGTTTAACATTgctgtgtatgttcatatgttcAAGAGATAAGGAAATGGAGTAAAAAATCATTGTGGAGGTGGTAAGAAGCATGCACCCTAACCTGTTTgcttatattctatattctatattaaaGCACTCATTCTGTTCTCtgcgtgtgcatgagtgtgtgtgtgtgtgtgtgtgtgtgagcgcataagcacgtgtgtgcatgcagaagccagaggttgatACCAGGTGTCTTCTTTAATCTTTCTCcatcttaatttttaatacagagtctctcactgaatgtAGAACTTGCTGCTTGGGTTAGACTGGTTGTGCAATACACTCCAGGAACCCTCTTGTTTCTCCTGCACAGAACGGGCATTATAGTTGGGTGCTGTCATCCTGCTCATCCTAACCAGCTCTTTAGATGAGTGATGCAAGCACTGTATTGACTGATCTAGCTCCCCTGTTcccaccattcattcattcattcattcattcgttcattcctAGTTCAGCTTACATTTGAAAGCCTTTTTATGCCAGGCACTGTTTTAAAAGTTGAACAAACAGCTAAAGATGCCATAGAAATAACTCCTGCAACTCTCAAAATCTCTCTGTTGTGATTGTAGACACATGGGAGCAATTGCAGTATGGTTTGGCGAGTTACAAACACCAAGGATGGAGACATGGAAGAAGGGTTCTAGACTCAGATTCAGAGGGAGTAAGGGATTCAGTATGAAAGGCCAGGGGCTGGGGAgttggctccgtggttaagaacacttgttgctcctgCGGAGGACCAAGGTTCTATTCTTACCACTCACATGAAAGcccacaattatctgtaactccgATCCCAGGAAATCTAACACTGTCTTCTGGGAGATTTGGCCTTGTCAGACACCAGGCACGGCggtggtatacatacacacatgaaggcaaaattctcacacacataaaatgaaacatctttaaagataaaaaggaaatcttaaaattagagaaataatttagattttaatattgaattaaaaaattaaataggggaagccaggcatgatggtgcctAAAATCCTAGGActctgctcaggaggcagaggcaggtggatctttgtgagtatgaggccagtctggtatacagagcaagttccaggacagccagggctacacagaaaaactgtcttaaatatataatatatgtatatatgtatttatgtatgtatttatatgtgtatgtatgtatatataaacatatcacATATACAGGTCTGTAAGTCTGTGTAGGAAATTCATTCACCATCTTTGGTCAGAATTAAGAAAAATCTGTCTCATCAAGGCAGAAGCCGAGGTAGAGGGAGCAGACGCAATGTTAGATGTTAGTAGGTGATAAGAATATATgaagagagttttctttcttttctttcttttttttttttttcttgacttatTCCTACTAAAACAAGAacaacacaaacaagtgaaaacTAACAGGGAAAAACAGAAACACTCCCACTAAAGAACTATTATTTTGATTCTGATTgtgattacaaaaaaaaaaaaataccaagaaaacaattACATCTTTGTTCCACTGCTGGGAAATACACAGTCCCTAGGAAACACGATCCCTGGGAAACACGGACCCTGGGATATACATGGTTCCTGAGAAACTcttgagaggcaggcagggcagctCCTCGAGTCCTGCGGATTCCTGCTGCTGATCGAATGTGTTACCTTTCAAGCCCTTGTTCGCATGCTGCGCTACAGTCACCAATCACCAAGAAGCTTGTGTCACAGACTATAGCTTCCCAAGAACCCGGTGCCATACTTGGCGAATCAGAAGTCTCTCCACATAAACTCATCGAGGAATGCTGGCAGAGCTCTAACACCCAGATCCCAACGTCATGTCGTGGAATTGGTGATATGAATCTTGGCAGACACAAATGAAACTTCACATCCAGTCTCTCTTCCTTTCGTTTCCTCTCTGCTGGAAAAGCCTGCACCATAATGCCTAAAACAGGTTTTCCTGGGTCCTCTCCAGGGGACCTCCACACACCTAGCAGGATTTTCTTCTGTTACTCCATGACAGGAGTGTAGGGTTGTGGGGTCCTACGTCTGCTCTGCCGCAGGGCTCCGCCGCCCAGCGAGGTGAGACACGGGAAGTTGACCCCGCTTACTCCATGCTGTTCCCGGGCTGGCATTGGGCCTGGGCATCTACAGAGTGGGGGTCTGcaggctggatctagcctgggCCTGGGGGAAAGGGGTGTGCCAGCTGGTCCCCCAGTGCTTGGCTTGATCGCTGCAAGCTTGGGCTTGGTGGCAGCCAtgactgggagcacagagaggccttctatgggagattacACAGCGGCTCTATAGacaaggccttctccatggctccccatggCGGAGTCTTATTGTCGGTGGAAAGCGGATGAGTGAAGCCAtatcccacttctcagggtgggcctgataccttttgcagggaggaatgtctgggaggaaaaacttattggctaagccctccatgccgctaggtacctcattaaaatggagatctgtctttcGCCTACATGACCACAGGCCACGTCCTCTACATGTGAAGGGGCTTGGGGTTTGCCCTCACGTGACTGATGGTGgcaaatctatggagggctgtgAATAGAGACGGGGCCTGGTGTCCAGGGACCAGGAGAAGCACCTACTGTCCCTTTAGGATTTCTGGGGCTTCAAGACTTAGTTCAGCGGGGACCAAGTTACCTTTCATGGTCCTACACAGCAGGGCTCGGGGCCCAGAGAGATTAGAAAAGCCCAACTCctgaccaagcccgctcagtcagtcaacaggttctccagcgcaggagtgaggattgaaaagaaagacaattagacaaaactgcagcatgaccccagtcaactctgagactgaagggcaggtttaataattctcaatccatttttatatggatttaattacatgcaggaattaaggtcaaaagcagtacaatgaggaacaagcaagacagtaaacacaaaattgccAAGGCTGTAAGCAAAGTCATGGAGCCTACTTCCTTGCCCAAGCCCAGAATCCTGCCTGAAGcttgtttttctccttccatcctaagataaaaattcctgccttaacctacttccctattatgccctaaagtcagattcctgcttgagcccTCCTCCTTGGTCAAAGTCAGGTTACTGCCAGGCAGCATgacaccccaataaggctctccacagGCAGTGAGGACTGTATTTtatttgtggtgatttgaatgcaAATGGCACCCAAAGGCCCAGAGGAACTATTAGgcattattaggagatgtggcctcaTGGGAGGAAGTgtggtcactggaggtgggctgtgTGATTTCTGATCCTCAAGCCAGGCCAGAGTCAATTTCTCTTCCTGTTGTCTGCCAATCCAGACGTAGAACTCCCAGCTACCTCTCTAGCATCATGCCAGCTTACATGTCACCATGTTTCCAAACATGACAATAGTGGAT carries:
- the LOC127683557 gene encoding glyceraldehyde-3-phosphate dehydrogenase-like, which produces MTTVRAISATQKIIDGPSGKQWHDGHGAAQNIIPASMGAAKVVGKLIPELSRKLTGIVFCVSVVDLTCYLEKSGKYDDIKKAVKQKFEGPLKGILGYTEDQIVSREFNGNPNSSTFDASAGIAFNGNFVKLIS